The DNA segment TGTCTACGACAGAAAATGCTTTGACCTTTTTTGCAATCGTCGCGACCTTCTGGATGTCAACGATCCTGAGAAGAGGATTGGTGGGCGTTTCTATCCATACCATTTTCGTATTTGGCTTCAATGCTTTCTTCACATTCTTAGAGTCGCTCATATCAATGAAGTCGAACTTCAATCCGAACTGCTCGAAAACCTTGACGAAAATTCGGTATGTGCCTCCGTAAAGATCGTTTCCCGCAACAACATGATCGCCGGACTTCAGGAGCTTTACAACGGCATCGATGGCTCCCATGCCGGAGGAGAATGCGGCGCAGAATTTCCCGTCCTCGAGGGCGGCGAGATTTTTTTCCAGTGCGGTCCGGGTTGGGTTACCTGCGCGCGAGTAGTCGTAGCCTTTGTGAACTGCCGGCTCAGATTGTACAAACGTGGACGTCTGGTAGATCGGCGTCATGATCGCACCTGTTGCCGTGTCGGCTTCCTGACCTCCATGAATTGCGGTTGTACCGAATCCCCATGAATTTTTCCGTAACTTCATTACTCCTCACATTTCATTCTTCTGTGTCGGTCGAGTTTTCAGTAAGTGCGTATATGAGATCCGACTTTGTAATAATGTCGAGCGAATTGTCTTCATGCTTGACGACCACCGCTGCTGTCTCCTTATCGAGCATCTTGTAGATCTTTTCTATGGAAACTCTCTCCTCAACGACAGGGAATGGCTTGTCCAGGAATTCCTTCACTTTGTGTTCCCGCAAAGCCGGATTAGAGACGAGAATCGACAGCACCTTATTTTCCGTAAGACTTCCGATTATCCTTCCATCTTCAATCACGGGGAGCTGCGAAATGTTGTTCTGTTCCATCAAGTTCGTCGCTTGCACCAGCGTCGCCTCCACGCCTACGCTGATCAACGGCCGCTTTCCTTTTCTCCCGTAGGTGACATCGCTGGCAGTCAGTTTGAACCTGGGTTCCAGGTATTGGTTGTCTTTCATCCAGGTGTCGTTGTACAGTTTAGACAAATATCTTGTACCATGATCCGGGATAATCACGACGATCATGTCTTTTTCGGTAAGCCCGGCGGCAATTTTCAAAGCCACGTGAATTGCAGATCCCGATGATCCGCCGGCAAACACGCCCTCTCTTTTTGCAAGCTGCCTGGCCGTCAAGAACGACTCTTTATCGGAAACCGTTATGACGTCGTCGATGTTCTTGAAGTCCATTATCTTTGGCATGGAATCCTGTCCGATTCCTTCTACTTTGTAGGGATGACTATCGGGAAGCTTTGCCGTCCTGTCCCAGAGGTGTCGATTTCGAAAGTATTCGGCGTAGATGCTTCCTTCAGGGTCAACTCCGATGACTTTGATGTCCGGATTTTTTTCTTTCAGATATTTTGCTGCTCCTACAATTGTTCCGCCGGTTCCGATGCCGCAAATGAAGTGTGTGATCCTGCCTTCAGATTGGTTCCAGATTTCCGGACCGGTTGTCTCATAGTGTGCCTGCGGATTGCTCGGGTTATCATATTGGTTCGGGAAAAACGAATTTGGGATTTCACGGTTCAACCGGTACGCTATGGAATGGTAACTCCGCGGATCATCGGGTTCGACGGCAGTAGGTGTGACGATGACTTCGGCGCCGAAGGCACGGAGCAAATCAATTTTTTCCTGGCTCATCTTGTCCGGCATGGTGAAGATGCACCTGTATCCTTTCATCGATGCCGCCAGCGCCAATCCCATTCCGGTGTTTCCCGAAGTACCCTCGATAATGGTTCCACCGGGTTTCAAGAGTCCGCGGCGCTCTGCGTCTTCGATCATCATCATGCCGATCCGATCTTTGACTGACCCCCCAGGGTTGAGATATTCGAGCTTTGCCAGCAGAATGGGTTTGATTCCCGCGGCGATCCGTGTCAGCCTGAGCATCGGTGTGTTGCCTATGATTTCAACGATTGAGTTGTACCACATTTCTGTACTCTAAGAGGTGATGGAATGTTAAAAGAAATTATGACTTTGAAGCAAAAAGTCCCGGCGTCTTGCTTCCGATCTCTATACGAAACGCTGCACCGGATCGAAGCCGGCGTTCTTTATCGCGCGCGTAATATGATTTAAGCTGAAACCTGAGAAATGCTTTGTGCCCGCCGCGCTCACTACGTTTTCTTCTATCATTAAGCTGCCAAAATCATCGGCGCCAAATCGCAATCCAATCTGTGCAATTTTCAATCCTTGTGTAACCCAGCTCACCTGAATTGAATCGATATTGTCTAACATGAGCCGCGAGATCGCGAGCGTCTTTAAATAATCGAATGCAGAAGATTTTTCGCGAAGGTTATCATGGTTCTCCGCCAGCTCCGTGTTCCTCGGCTGGAAAGTCCAGGGGATGAACGCCGTAAAACCGTTCGTCACGTCCTGCAGCTCGCGTACCACGATCATGTGTTGAAGCCGGTCCTCGTAATTCTCGACGTGGCCGAACATCATGGTTGCAGTCGATTTAAGTCCTAACTTGTGAGCCTCGTACATCACGCCGAGCCATTCATCCGAGGTACATTTCTTGGGTGCAATTTTGTCGCGCACGGTATCCACCAGAATTTCCGCCCCGCCTCCGGGAATCGAATCGAGTCCGGCGGCCACCAGTCGCTTAATAACCTCGCGCGTCTTCAACCCGCTCTGATCCGCTATGAAGACAATTTCTTCGGGAGACAGGGCATGAAGGCAAATGTCATAATTGGATTTTATGAATCGAAATGTATCCTCGTAATAATCCAGACCCAGTTCAGGATTCAAGCCGCCCTGCAAGAGTATTCTCGTCCCGCCGAGGTCCATGGTCTCCTGAATTTTGTTTCCGAGCTCCTCATATGTCAGCCTGTAGCTCTTTTTTTCGTCGCCGACTTTTGCGTAAAACGCACAGAAAGTGCATTCGGTAACGCAGACGTTCGTGTAATTAATGTTCCTATCGATGATATATGTGATAACCGGCTTGGGATGTTTTTTCCATCTGACATTATCGGCCAGCATTCCGATTGTAAGCAGGTCGTTGGAATTGAATAAATCCATTCCCTCTTCAAATGTCAGGCGTTCTCCTTCACGGACCTTCTTAAAAATCTGTTCCAACATGGACCTATTTCCTCATCAAAATGGCGAAAAGCGGTTAAAGAAACAACGACAAGAGAAATGTGAGCACATGAAGACTAACAATACAGATTGGGAAAAAGGTTTCAAAATTTCTTCCGGCCGCGCCAATCCCGGAAGACCTCCCTATTCTAACGGTGTCTTTGGAAGTTCCGCCTCCGACTGTTAAATTTCCACGCAAATAATCGTTGAACAAAGATAAATGAGAGCATTAATACCGGTCGCTGGCGTGGGAACCCGTCTGCGTCCTCATACATACTCGCTGCCAAAAGTCTTATTGAACGTTGGGGGCAAACCGATCGTCGGGCATATCGTCGATAAACTCTGCGATATCGGGATAAAAGAGATATCCGTCGTGGTAGGATACATGGGCGACATGGTGCAGGAGTATCTTACGAAAAATTTCAAGGCGAACTTCAAATTCTTCTTTCAGGAAGAACGGCTCGGACTTGGACATGCAGCGCACGTTGCACTGTCCGGAGATTCCAGCGATGAACCGCTCCTGATTATCCTGGGAGATACTGTTTTTGATGTCGACCTGAAGCCGCTCCTGCAAAGCGAGTATTCGAGCATCGGCGTGAAAAAAGTCGACGATCCGAGACGGTTTGGTGTGGTGGAAACGGCCGACGGATCGGTCAGGAAGCTGATCGAGAAGCCGGACCGGCCGACCTCAAATCTTGCAGTCGTCGGGTTGTATTTTATAAAGTCGCCGCGGAAGCTTACTGATGCGCTCGACGAGGTCATCGGAAAAAATATAAAAACGAAAGGCGAGTACCAGCTTACCGATGCTTTGCAGATCATGCTGGATCGCGGTGAGCGAATAACTTTCTTCGAGATCGATGGATGGTATGATTGCGGGAAGCCTGAGACCTTGCTTGAAACCAACAGACATTTATTAAAGAAGACCAAGCATTTCAAAAGGCGCGATGACGTAGTGATTATTCCGCCTGTTTACATCGCAGACTCGGCTAAGATTGAAAACTCGGTGATCGGTCCTAACGCCACAATAGATCTGGGAGTGACAATAAAAGACTCGCTGATTCGTGATTCCATAATAGGAGCCGGCGCTTCGATACAAAACTCGCTTCTCGAAGGGTCGATTGTCGGGCAGAACGCGCAGCTTAAAGGGAGTTTCAAACGCGTTAATGCCGGCGATTCGACTGAAATTGATTTCCTATAAAAAAATTTTGGAGAAATAAGATAATGTATAGACTATTTACTTCAGAGTCTGTCACCGAAGGACACCCTGACAAAGTTTGTGACCAGATATCCGATGCCGTACTCGATGCGCACTTAGCTATCGAACCGAATTCCAGAGTTGCTTGCGAAACTTACGTCACCACCGGGCTGGTGGTAATCGGCGGAGAAGTGACCACCAGCGAAATGGCCAGATCAAAGATCGATCCTGCGTCGATCGCCCGCAGGGTGATCTGCAAGATCGGCTATAATGACAGCAAACTCAAATTCGATTCGGAGTCGTGCGGAATAATAAATGTAATGCACTCGCAGTCTGCCGACATCAGCAGGGGCGTTGTCACGGGCGGTGCAGGCGATCAGGGAATGATGTTCGGCTATGCTTGTGATCAAACCGAAGAATATATGCCCCTGCCAATCGCGCTGGCTCACAGGTTGACCCGTCGTCTTGCAGAAGTGAGACGAATGCCGAAATCGCCTATGCCATATTTGCGCCCGGATGGAAAAAGTCAGGTGACCGTTGCATACCATGACAACGGGAAAATAACGGTCGAGACGGTTGTCGTCTCGACACAGCATGATCCCGAGCCTGACGGCACGAGTGAAAAAAGATGGCAGGACAAGATCGATGACGACGTCAAGAAGCATATCATCAGGGCGGTAATACCGGAAAAATTCCTGACGAAGGAGACTAAATATTATATCAATCCAACGGGAAGATTCGAGATTGGCGGACCGCATGGTGACACGGGACTTACCGGGAGAAAAATAATCGTGGATACTTACGGCGGGTACGCTCCGCACGGGGGCGGCGCTTTTTCAGGAAAGGATCCGTCAAAGGTTGACAGGAGTGCAGCTTACGCCGCGAGGTATTTGGCAAAGAATATCGTCGGCGCCGGGCTTGCAGGAGAGTGCATGATTCAGTTTGCCTACGCCATCGGAGTTGCCGAGCCGGTTTCCGTTTTGGTCGATACGAAGGGCACGGGGAAAAATATTCCGGATGATGAATTAGCAAAAGTCATTAGGAGAGTCATGGATTTGACCCCGGGTGGAATCACAAAGCATCTCAACTTGCGCCGGCCGATTTTTGAAAAGACTGCAGCCTATGGACATTTCGGAAGAGATGACAAGGATTTCACATGGGAAAAATTGGACCTTGTGAAAGCCCTGCAGAAAGAAGTAAAGTAAGATTTTGAAGAACAAGAAGACATTGGAGAATTTTATCGATGGATGAAGTGAAGGAGCTTTACAGAGTAAAAGATATTAAACTTGCAGATGAAGGCAGGAAAAGAATCGCCTGGGCCGAATCAAGAATGCCCGTCCTGATGGCACTGAAAGAGAAGTACACCGCGGCAAAGCCCTTCAAGGGATATAAGATTGCCGGATGCCTTCATGTCACGAAGGAAACTGCGGTGCTCGTCAAGACATTCGTAGCTTGCGGTGCGCAGGTAAGCTGGAGCGGCTGCAATCCTCTTTCCACCCAGGATTCCGTCGCAGCAGCACTTGCATCGGAAGATATTTCCATTTTTGCGTGGCACGGGATGTCGGTAAAAGAATTTTATTGGGCGATCGACGAAACGATAAAGATGAAACCTAATCTGACACTCGACGATGGCGCGGATTTGATCTTCACTTTGCACAACAAGTATTCGGATCTCGCCGAGACCGTGGTGATCGGAGGAACGGAAGAAACGACAACCGGTGTGCACAGACTGCGTGCCATGGCGGCCGATGGGGCACTGAAGTATCCTGTCGTCGCTGTCAACGATGCCGAGACAAAATGGGATTTTGACAATGTATACGGCACGGGTCAATCGACGCTCGACGGTATCCTGCGAGCAACTAGCATTTTGCTTGCCGGGAAAAATATAGTGGTCGCCGGTTACGGCCATTGCGGGAAAGGCGTTGCAACGCGCGCGAAGGGACTCGGCGCAAATGTGATTGTCACAGAAGTGAAGCCTACCGCTGCACTGAAGGCCACGTTGGAAGGTTTCAGAGTTATGCCGATGGATGAAGCTGCAAAGATCGGAGATATATTTATCACTGCGACCGGCGTTAAAGATGTCGTGGTCGACCGCCATTTCGAAAAGATGAAAGATGGCGCTGTCGTCTGCAACACCGGTCATTACGACTGCGAGCTTAACCTGAATCATCTAAAAGGCATCACTAAGAAGATTCAGGAGATTCGCCCGAACAACGAAGAACACATGACCAAGGATGGAAGAAGAATTTACGTACTGGCCCAGGGCAGACTGGTGAACCTCGCGGCCGCCGAAGGCCATCCGTCAGAAGTCATGGATATGTCTTTTGCGAACCAATTTATGTCCCAGCTCAGGCTTGTCGAGCTTCATAAGAAAGGGAAGAGACTTGAAAATAAGGTCCATGACATCCCGCCGGAACAGGATCAGGAAATTGCATTGGTGAAATTGAAGACAATGGGAATAAAGATCGACAAGCTCACCCCTGAGCAGGTGAAGTATCAAACAGATTACAGTTCAGGAACTTAACGCAAGATTGGCGTGGAAGGTGTCAAGAAGGCTGTTTGGGAAATTACTGAACAGCCTTTTGCATTTATGCAGTGTATGGTAAACTCGCTGCTGCGGTATCCGATGCCGCGGATTATTTGATCTTATGCGGGTAACGAAGATAGATTTCCTGGATCTGCCGGAGCTTGAACCCTACCGGACAATGCGCCGCACTTTAGAACACCGTGCGATAGGAATATTCGTGGCCGAAGGCGAGAAGGTCGTTTGTCGTCTCATCGAGAGTGATCTGGAACTCGTTTCGATTTTGCTAACGCAAGAGTGGCTCGATCAGTATCGGGATATTCTTTCAAGTCGTCTTGCCGAGGAAGGTGTTTTTGTTGCGGAGAAAGTTCAGCTTGAACAAATTGTCGGGTACGGATTACATCAGGGAATCATGGCGATAGGAAGGGTCCCGCGATCATTGAATATTTTTGAGTTTTTAGAAAAATGTCCGAAACCTAGATTGTTTGTTGCTGTCGACGGAATAGCAAACTCTGAAAACATGGGAGTGATTGTCAGGAACTGTGCTGCGTTCGGCGTACAAGCTTTGGTTGTGGGTGAAACTTCCTGTGACCCGTATCTTAGACGCTCGGTCAGAAATTCTATGGGGACGATTTTCAACCTGCCCATTGTCAACGTCGACAGGTTGTCAGAAACAATGAAGAAATTATCTGAAGGGGTTCGCTCGGAACATGAAAAATCTTCAATCCGGATAATTGCGGCCGACCCGAAACATGATTCCAGTGAAATCTCAGGAGTCGATTTGACAGAGGATATTTGTTTGGTTTTCGGCAGCGAAGGTGAAGGAATTTCGGGAGAGGTTTTGGAGAATTGCAGCGTTCGAATGAAGATTCCGATGCACCATGATGTAGACTCCATCAACGTGGGAAGCTCTGTAGGCGTTATTCTTTATGAAGCTGTTCGTCAAAGAGGAAAACCAAAGCCCCGGATCTAGTCCGGCTTAGGATAGCGATATTGAGGCAGACTGCCTCTCGCGTAGTTCAAATATAGTTTAAAATCAATCTATTTCGGGTGTTTTGTTGGCACAACCATTGTGAGTTATAGGTGTGCTTGAAAAGCTTTTAGACTAATCTCAGACAGTTGGAGAAATAAAATGTGTCTTGGTGTGCCTGGAAAAATCACGAAGATCGTCGATAACGAAACCGGATTGAAGATGGGAACGGTGAACTTCGGCGGTGTGTCAAAGGAAGTATGTCTTGCTTATGTGCTCGAAGCAAAAGTCGGCGACTATGTGGTCGTTCATGTCGGATTTGCGATCAGCATCGTGGATGAGATGGAGGCGAAACAGGTTTTTGATTATCTAGATCAAATTGATGAGCTATCCGACCGGATGCCATCGGAAAAAGATCTTGGCGAGCAAGAGCAGGCGCGATAAAATGCACGAACTCTCGATAGCCGGAAATATTTTGGAAATAGTGAATGAAAATACCGATGGAGGTTCTGAGGTTAAAAGTATAAAAGTGAAGATAGGCAGGCTTGCTGGTGTCATACCCGATTCTCTTGAGTTTTGTTTCAGTGCCATCACGAAGGACACGCCTCTTGAAAAAGCAAAACTAGAAATTGAAAACGTTGAAGTAGTTGTACACTGTAATAGTTGTGGAGCTGCTTTTGCAGTTGAGGATTTTTTCTTCCAGTGCCAGAATTGCGGAAGTCCCGATGTGAAAGTTATTTCGGGAAATGAATTGCAGGTCGTCGAAGTCGAAATAAATGATGGAGCTGATAAGCCAACGTGAGCATCATAACCATAGAAAAAAAAGTGCTGCAAAAAAACGACGAAGTGGCACAGCAAAACAGACTGGTATTTGATAAATACGGCATCTATGCAATAAATCTAGTGAGTTCACCTGGCGCGGGCAAAACGAGCTTACTGGAGAAAACGCTGGAGTATCTCAAGGGCAAAATCGGAATTGCCGTGATCGAGGGCGATGTTCAGACCGATCTCGATGCGCGGCGCGTCTCGAAGCTCGGCGTGCCTGTTGTCCAGATCGTGACAAACGGCGGATGTCATCTTGAAGCGAAACTTGTTCAGGATGCCATTGTAAATATTCATATGGAAAACGTAAAACTTCTGGTAATTGAAAATGTGGGCAACCTGGTTTGCCCGGCTGGCTACGACCTTGGCGAAGCAGTGAAAGTGGTTGTTGCGAGTACCCCTGAGGGGGACGACAAGCCGTTAAAGTACCCTGCTATGTTTCGTAATGCTTCGGTTTTGATCATTAACAAAATAGATCTTGTGCCTTATCTCAATTGCGACCTCGTACAACTTAAGAAAAACGCACTTCAGATAAACCCGAACTTGAAAGTATTTGAAACCTCCTGTACCACCAACGCGGGAATCCCTGACTGGTCTGAGTGGCTTTTGAGTAAAGCGATTTGAAAACTCGTCTTCACATGGTTTTACACGGTGCGGTACAGGGTGTCGGCTTTAGACCTTTTGTCTATCGGCTCGCTGCGGAAATGGGACTCAACGGATGGGTGCTCAATTCGTCGCAGGGAGTGTTCATAGAGGTTGAAGGCGAAAAAAATCTTCTTGATCAATTTGTAATCCGACTCGAAAAAGAAAAGCCTCCGCGAGCTTATGTCCAGGGCATTGAGACTTCCTTTCTTGACCCCGTCGGTTACGAGAGCTTTGAAATAAAAGAAAGCAACTCTGACGGTGAGAAAAGTGTGCTGGTACTCCCCGATATTGCAACATGCCCGGATTGTGTGAGAGAAATTTTTGAACCGGGCAACCGCAGGTATCTTTACCCTTTTACAAATTGCACGAACTGTGGGCCAAGATTCAGCATCATAAAATCTCTGCCTTACGACAGACCTAACACGACGATGCAAAAATTTGAGATGTGCGAAGAGTGCAGAGAAGAATATGAGAATCCGGGAAACAGGAGATTTCATGCACAACCGAACGCATGTCCGAAATGCGGACCGCACATCGAACTGTGGGACAGAAACGGCGGAGTTTTAGCAGCGCACCATGATGCACTTCTTCAGGCTTCTGAGGCAATAAAAGTTGGAAAGATAGTTGCACTGAAAGGAATCGGTGGCTTTCAGCTCCTTGTGGATGCACGAAACGACGAAGGAGTGAAACTCCTGCGCGTCAGAAAGCATCGTGAAGAGAAACCATTTGCGCTGATGTATCCTTCATTGGGGCGTCTGAAGCAAGAATGTGAAATCTCGGAAATCGAAGAGAGGCTTCTCCTTTCACCTGAAGCGCCGATCGTATTGTTGAAAAGGATGAAGCAGGAAATGCCGCAGATAGCACCGTCGGTTGCTCCCCGCAATCCGTATCTGGGCGCAATGCTCCCTTACTCTCCGCTCCATCATATCCTGCGGCGGCAACTCGATTTTCCTTTGGTTGCAACGAGCGGAAACATCTCGGATGAGCCGATTTGCACTGATGAATCTGAAGCGATCGAGAAGCTTAAGAACATAGCCGATTTCTTCCTTGTGCATGATCGACCTGTTGAGCGGCACGTCGATGACTCTGTCGTGAGGGTGATGGCCGGTCGCGTCCAGATTGTCCGCCGTGCAAGAGGATACGCGCCGTTCCCGATTGAAAATGAGAATGAATGCCGTAAAGTAGTGCTTGCGGTAGGCGGACATTTGAAAAATACCGTGGCGATGAATTCCGGGAACAACATATTTCTAAGCCAGCACATCGGGGATTTATCCACTCAGGAAGCGTTGCGTGCTTTTGAGAAGGTAACGGGGGATTTCCAGAAACTGTATGAGATTTCTCCGAAACTGATTGCACATGATATGCACCCCGATTACTCGTCGACTCACTTTGCCGAGAAGGCGCGTGGCGAGAAGCTGAGAGTTCAGCATCATTTTGCTCATGTTGCGTCCTGCATGGCTGAGAATAAACTGGAAGGAGATGTTCTGGGCGTCTCCTGGGATGGAACGGGATATGGAGAAGATGGCACGGTCTGGGGCGGTGAATTTCTTTTGACCGATGGGGCGTTCTATGAACGAATCGCGACCTTGAGATCATTTCGGTTGCCGGGCAGCTCGGCTTCAATAAAAGAACCTCGGCGCACTGCTATAGGACTCCTCTATGAGATTTTTGGCGACGAGTTGTTTCTGATGAAAGACCTGGAACCGATCAAGGCATTCGATGAAGGATCACTTGCAATCTTAAGACAAATGCTCGCGAAAAAACTGAACTCGCCGGTTACGACCAGCGCCGGACGGCTCTTTGATTCAGTATCTTCAATAGTCGGCTTGCGCCAGGTTGTCAATTTTGAAGGTCAGGGCGCGATGGAATTGGAATTTGCACTGGACGGAGTCTGTTCCGAAGAAACGTACCATTTTGAACTTGCAGGAAGCAGAAGACAGGACTCGGTGGTTAAGAAATACTACGACCCGGATTTCGTAATTGATTGGGAGCCCATGATAAGGGAAATCATCTTCGATGAGTCGAGGACAATCCCTTTCGGATTAATCTCTGCAAAATTCCACAATACCCTGGTTGAAATGATTGTCGCGGTCGCCGAGCAGGCAGGCAGGGAAAAGGTTGTGCTGAGCGGCGGGTGTTTTCAGAATAAATATTTGACCGAAAGAGCGGTCGCGAGGTTGTCTGAAAAGGGATTCAAGCCGTACTGGCATCAGAGAGTGCCGCCAAATGATGGAGGAATTTCGCTCGGGCAAATATTTGTTGCATTAAATAGGAGCAAGAGACAGGGAACACGGAGTCAGAATCAAGAAATCAGAAGTGAGGAGCTGACGGCTGAAAATTAAATGAAGTATCTTGATGAATACAGGAACGCTGACGCCGCGAAGAAGTACGCTGAAATGATCCATAAAGTCACGAAGCACAAGTGGACCATGATGGAAATTTGCGGCGGTCAGACACATGCGATCGTGAAATTTGGGATAGACCACCTGCTCCCGCAGGAAATCACGCTTGTTCATGGCCCGGGATGTCCAGTTTGTGTCACTCCGCTCGAGATAATCGACAAAGCTATCGCGATTGCGGGAATGCGCGATATTATCTTCACTTCATTTGGTGATATGCTTCGCGTGCCCGGTTCGAAAAAAGATCTGCTGACCGTAAAATCCGAAGGCGGTGATGTCAGGATAGTCTATTCGCCGCTTGACGCTGTGAAGTTAGCCCGACAAAATCCGAGTAAAAAGATTGTTTTCTTTGCCGTCGGGTTTGAAACGACAGCTCCGGCAAATGCCATGGCCGTCCGGGAGGCAAGCAATACGGGAGCAAAGAATTTTTCAATCCTCTCCTCGCATGTCCTTGTTCCTCCGGCCATAGAAGCCATACTGTCATCGTCGTCCAATCTTGTTCAGGCATTTCTTGCAGCGGGTCACGTGTGCACGGTTATGGGATATGAGGATTATTTGCCGATATCGAAACAATATAAAACCCCGATTGTCGTCACAGGATTCGAGCCCGTTGATATTCTACAAGGAATTTACATGGCAGTTAAACAACTTGAAGAGGGAAGAGCTGAGGTTGAGAATCAATATGCCCGCGCGGTTAGGAAGGAAGGAAATATTCCGGCGAAGAAAATGTTGTCCGAAGTCTTTGAGGTGATAGACAGAAAGTGGCGTGGTATCGGGACGATTCCGCGAAGCGGATGGGGGTTGAAACCCGAATTTGCCGACTACGATGCGGAGAAAATATTTGACGTGGATGAAATAGAAACTAAAGAATCGTCGGCCTGTATTGCCGGTCAAATCATGCAAGGACTGAAGAAACCTAATGAATGTCCTGCCTTCGGAGCGGAATGTAAACCGGAGCGTCCGTTGGGTGCACCCATGGTTTCGTCCGAAGGTTCGTGCGCGGCATATTTTCATTATGGAAGGTTTAGAGAGGCGGAAAGGAATTGAGCAGTGACAAACAAACCTCCGATTGATCTGAGCGGCGGCTTTGCCTGCCCCATTCCGAAATCCGAGTACGAGAATATCCTCCTGGCACACGGCAGCGGTGGAAAACTCACGCATCAACTCATCGAGAAAATGTTCCTCCCTCAGTTCAAAAATAAGCTGCTTGAGCCGCTCCATGACGGTGCGGTATTTACAGTCGGGAAACAAAAGTTTGCTTTCACGACCGACTCTTACGTCGTGCATCCAATTTTTTTCCCGGGCGGAAATATCGGTGAGCTTGCAGTGAACGGAACCGTAAACGACCTTGCGATGTGTGGAGCCAACCCGGTTTACCTTTCTGCCGGCTTCATAATCGAAGAAGGATTGCCCGTGGATGATCTTTGGAAAATTGTTCTGTCAATGCAGGAGGCCGTGAAGCGTGCAGGAATTATGCTTGTCACCGGAGATACGAAGGTGGTTGACCGGGGAAAGGGCGACAAGATTTTCATAAATACCTCCGGTATCGGGATTATTGAAAATGGAGTTGAGATTAGCCCGAAGAAGATAAAAGTTGGCGACAAGATAATTGTCAGCGGTGAAATTGCCCTGCACGGCATCGCGATCATGTCGGTGCGTGAAGGGATCGAGTTTGAAACGGAAATCAAAAGCGACACCGCACCGCTGAATAAACTCGTGCAGAAAATGTTAGACGCCGGCAACATCCATGTCCTTCGTGATCCGACTCGCGGCGGTGTTGCAACGACGCTGAATGAGCTTGCTGAACAGTCGAAGCTTGGTATTCTGATAGAGGAAGAAAGCATACCAGTCCCCGATGACGTGCGCGGTGCTTGCGAAATCCTCGGACTAGATCCGTTGTACATTGCAAACGAAGGAAAACTTCTTGCA comes from the Candidatus Acidiferrales bacterium genome and includes:
- a CDS encoding cystathionine beta-synthase gives rise to the protein MWYNSIVEIIGNTPMLRLTRIAAGIKPILLAKLEYLNPGGSVKDRIGMMMIEDAERRGLLKPGGTIIEGTSGNTGMGLALAASMKGYRCIFTMPDKMSQEKIDLLRAFGAEVIVTPTAVEPDDPRSYHSIAYRLNREIPNSFFPNQYDNPSNPQAHYETTGPEIWNQSEGRITHFICGIGTGGTIVGAAKYLKEKNPDIKVIGVDPEGSIYAEYFRNRHLWDRTAKLPDSHPYKVEGIGQDSMPKIMDFKNIDDVITVSDKESFLTARQLAKREGVFAGGSSGSAIHVALKIAAGLTEKDMIVVIIPDHGTRYLSKLYNDTWMKDNQYLEPRFKLTASDVTYGRKGKRPLISVGVEATLVQATNLMEQNNISQLPVIEDGRIIGSLTENKVLSILVSNPALREHKVKEFLDKPFPVVEERVSIEKIYKMLDKETAAVVVKHEDNSLDIITKSDLIYALTENSTDTEE
- the mqnC gene encoding cyclic dehypoxanthinyl futalosine synthase; translation: MLEQIFKKVREGERLTFEEGMDLFNSNDLLTIGMLADNVRWKKHPKPVITYIIDRNINYTNVCVTECTFCAFYAKVGDEKKSYRLTYEELGNKIQETMDLGGTRILLQGGLNPELGLDYYEDTFRFIKSNYDICLHALSPEEIVFIADQSGLKTREVIKRLVAAGLDSIPGGGAEILVDTVRDKIAPKKCTSDEWLGVMYEAHKLGLKSTATMMFGHVENYEDRLQHMIVVRELQDVTNGFTAFIPWTFQPRNTELAENHDNLREKSSAFDYLKTLAISRLMLDNIDSIQVSWVTQGLKIAQIGLRFGADDFGSLMIEENVVSAAGTKHFSGFSLNHITRAIKNAGFDPVQRFV
- a CDS encoding sugar phosphate nucleotidyltransferase, which encodes MRALIPVAGVGTRLRPHTYSLPKVLLNVGGKPIVGHIVDKLCDIGIKEISVVVGYMGDMVQEYLTKNFKANFKFFFQEERLGLGHAAHVALSGDSSDEPLLIILGDTVFDVDLKPLLQSEYSSIGVKKVDDPRRFGVVETADGSVRKLIEKPDRPTSNLAVVGLYFIKSPRKLTDALDEVIGKNIKTKGEYQLTDALQIMLDRGERITFFEIDGWYDCGKPETLLETNRHLLKKTKHFKRRDDVVIIPPVYIADSAKIENSVIGPNATIDLGVTIKDSLIRDSIIGAGASIQNSLLEGSIVGQNAQLKGSFKRVNAGDSTEIDFL
- the metK gene encoding methionine adenosyltransferase — encoded protein: MYRLFTSESVTEGHPDKVCDQISDAVLDAHLAIEPNSRVACETYVTTGLVVIGGEVTTSEMARSKIDPASIARRVICKIGYNDSKLKFDSESCGIINVMHSQSADISRGVVTGGAGDQGMMFGYACDQTEEYMPLPIALAHRLTRRLAEVRRMPKSPMPYLRPDGKSQVTVAYHDNGKITVETVVVSTQHDPEPDGTSEKRWQDKIDDDVKKHIIRAVIPEKFLTKETKYYINPTGRFEIGGPHGDTGLTGRKIIVDTYGGYAPHGGGAFSGKDPSKVDRSAAYAARYLAKNIVGAGLAGECMIQFAYAIGVAEPVSVLVDTKGTGKNIPDDELAKVIRRVMDLTPGGITKHLNLRRPIFEKTAAYGHFGRDDKDFTWEKLDLVKALQKEVK
- a CDS encoding adenosylhomocysteinase, coding for MDEVKELYRVKDIKLADEGRKRIAWAESRMPVLMALKEKYTAAKPFKGYKIAGCLHVTKETAVLVKTFVACGAQVSWSGCNPLSTQDSVAAALASEDISIFAWHGMSVKEFYWAIDETIKMKPNLTLDDGADLIFTLHNKYSDLAETVVIGGTEETTTGVHRLRAMAADGALKYPVVAVNDAETKWDFDNVYGTGQSTLDGILRATSILLAGKNIVVAGYGHCGKGVATRAKGLGANVIVTEVKPTAALKATLEGFRVMPMDEAAKIGDIFITATGVKDVVVDRHFEKMKDGAVVCNTGHYDCELNLNHLKGITKKIQEIRPNNEEHMTKDGRRIYVLAQGRLVNLAAAEGHPSEVMDMSFANQFMSQLRLVELHKKGKRLENKVHDIPPEQDQEIALVKLKTMGIKIDKLTPEQVKYQTDYSSGT